The Meiothermus sp. genome segment TCACGTCCCTATCGCACGTTTCCGCACGCTTCCGGTTGTTTCGGTTTCGAAACCCTTCTTTGAAGTGTATCTCGTGCAATACATCTACCTGGTGGGGATTCCGCCCATTTAGCATTCCCAGAGTGGGAAAAAGTGGGGCCAAAGTGGGAGACAGTGGTAAAAAGTGGGGAATGCGTGGTACATTACTGTTCAGAACAGCACCTCCGGTGGGAAACGCTCGTGGGGAGACGGGCCCAAAAAACAAGTCTGTGCAGGAGAACACGAGATGCCCTTCGGTGAACACCAGTATAGCCTCGATGACAAAGGCAGGGTTGTAATCCCTCAGCCTTTCCGCTCGTTTATCGAGGATGGGGTGGTGATTACCCGAGGACTCGAGGGCTGCCTTTACATGTACCCCCTGCTGGCCTGGAGCAACATTGAACGCCAGTTGCAAAATGTGCCCCTGATTGACCGGGCAGCCCAGGAGCTGGTGCGCTTTTTGTACTCTGGCGCCCACAAGACCCAGATGGACAACGCCTCGAGGGTGACCATCCCCCCACCCCTGCGCAAGTTTGCCGGCCTCGAGGACACCAACGATGCGGTGGTGGTCGGCGCGCCTACCCGGTTGGAGTTGTGGAGCGAGAGCCGCTGGTGGGCCAACATCACCAAGTT includes the following:
- the mraZ gene encoding division/cell wall cluster transcriptional repressor MraZ; translation: MPFGEHQYSLDDKGRVVIPQPFRSFIEDGVVITRGLEGCLYMYPLLAWSNIERQLQNVPLIDRAAQELVRFLYSGAHKTQMDNASRVTIPPPLRKFAGLEDTNDAVVVGAPTRLELWSESRWWANITKFVENPTTPEALRGLIG